The region AATTTGACAGTCTGTAATTTCATTCCTTTCAAGATTTACCGAATACAGACATCCACTCCCCGCCTCATCCATGAGCACCAATACTTCTCCACCATTCCTCACGCACAAAGGCGTCAGCGGAGCTGTCATGCCGGTCACAAGTATCCCAAAAGAGGTTAGTTCCATATCAAAACCCACCAAATTGAAACTAAAAACCTTATTCCAAGACCCCACAACACCATACTCCTTCATGACCCAGATATCACAAGAGCACTGCATGACACCATCCACATGGTACACAGTGAGAGCTTTCCCATCGCCGCCTCCAATAACCGTAACATTAGGCATATCGGAGCTGGCACAAGCGAATGTCTCCGGCAGCATAACCTCACCAAACACATCATCCTCAAAATTGTAGGACAACACAAAATAGTACCATCCATCATCACCACCCACCCTCATGCATCTTCTCGCGCCCCAGTGAACCTTCCCATCAACGAAACCATGCGGAGAATAATAGCTACCAAGACAACACAGAGTACTAACAGGAGCAGCAACAACACGGTTCCTATTCCAAAACCCAGAAGCCAGAGAGTAAACTTCAACCTCAGGCGAAGAAACACCGTACCTTTCGTCATCATGCATGCAAGCGATTCTGATAACCTTGTAGTCATTGTTCCGGGAATCGAAACCGAAGGCGACAGAGGCGGAGTGAAGAGAAGGGTAGTCGGAGGGTTCGGGGAGTGTGATATGGAGACGAAGAGAGGGGTTGCAGATGATGAGATCACGGCAGTTTTCGGTGGAGGTGATGCAGACGAGGCCGTGACAGATTCCGACGACGGAGAATTCACGGTTGAAGGAGGAGGGGAGGCGGAGGGAGGAGGATTCGGAGAGAAAAGGGTCGTCGCGGCGGAGGGAGTAGTGGATGAAATTGGGAATAGCACGCTCGTCGCAGAGCTGGAGGAGGAGGGAGGAGGGTGAGTGGTTGCGGTGGAGGGAGATGAAGGAGGTGGAGGTGATGAGGGATCGCCATGATTTGCAGACGGAGGTGCATTTCACTAGGGTTTTGGGTGGGAGTCTGTGAAGAATTTCCGCCCAGATCTCTTGAGGGAGGTGATTTGACATGGATGGAATTTTGGGTTGGTTTTTTGATGATGAACAAGAATGCTTGAACAAGAACTCCATGTTGAAGAATGAAACCCTAGGAAAAGGGTTGTCAACAAGGATTAGATGAAGAAGAGCATGATGATTGTTTCGAGAGACTTCGCAACCGATCGGTTTTAGATCGATCCGGACGCGCTTTCCGACAAACGAAATTACCTTTTTAACCTCAAGCCCCACAATCTGTGTGGGCCAAAGTTAGGGGACGTTCTGAGAGGTCGTGCAACCGATTAACTCCTGGGCCGACCGAGCTGCGCTATTCCTGATCAAGTATCAAAGTCGATCATCCTTCACCAACCGCACCCGAGCACGGCCCGACCAAACCGAGTTGGTCATCTGTGGATGCAAGATTCTTATCACCTCACCCATCTAATCACTCATGGTCTAGTCCTCATTAACGAGAAACCCTTGGTCGTTGGATCTATGCAGACAACTGGTGGCACAGAGAGATCCGACGTTTCAGGCGTGCTCAAAGTATATGCACTCATGACACCCCCTGGTATATAAGGCTCTCACTCAAGAGGAGTCAAGTACACTATCTATCCTTCTTAACTTAAAGATTTTCCTAAATGGCTCAGTCACTAACTTATGCATCAGTGTGCCTTTGTAAGGACCAGTGCCTTTGTAAGGACCCCTCTCAGGCTCACATGCGGCGCTCAGACTGCTAGTTCATCATCGACACCCTCACCATACAAGCTTACCCTCCTTCTCAATCATGGTTCCACTGCTTCCTCTTCAATCAACACATCCCTGAGTGATTAAACTGGCTTACTCCGATCAACAACCTTACCATCTTGCTGCACCGTCACTCTCCTCTCAAAGGGGGATGGAGTTTCACTCAAACAAATTGGATGTCCATCTAAATTACTTTAGAGGGACAAATATGATTTAGCTGATAAGACATTTTTTCAAGTTCTTATTGATCCATGAACACATGTTGATACTTATCGATCGTTCACCAACGCACTTTTCATAACAGTAACGAGAATCCAATACTTGAACTCGAACGCAATTTCAATTGTATTTCCAAATATACTTGCACCATGTAAGCTAATATCTCGGATCATGGATTCTATAGAAGCTAAACAAACCGAGGTTAGCATTTCATGTGCTTACCAAAGACAGCTCAAATGGTTACTTATGCCATACAACCAGCTCAACTATTGAAACAAGATcattggaattaaaaaaaaaaaaacagaacacaTCAACCTCGCTAAAATTATTCTTTATCAGGTCTAGGACATCATCTCCCCAATGGAagggaagagaaaagaaaacaaatactAAATCTTCACTGCGACCAAAATTTCAAAAACGCACTGACAAAAGCTTCCAAAATAGCTACAAGAGGGTTGGGGTCTCGTTTTGGAGAGTTCTTAGGTGTTCCATCCCATGATTCTCTGCAGTGAAAACAACAAAGGAAAATTTAACTGTTACAAAAGAACAACCCGACTACATTAACCGCCATAAATTTCAAATAAGTATGATATTCAAGATCAAATCAATTTATATTCTTACAGATTGATCCTGTCTACAGTTGTGTTGCTTCTTCTCTGGGAACTGCGAAGATCAACTCCATGTTTATCAGTTTTATGCAGGACTTCCTCTGaaggttttggtccctcagtgTGAGTCTGGCCAAGGTTCTTGGCTTGAAAGCCATTTGGAGTGCTTATCTGTCAAAATGCATTCAAATGTTACAAGGAACTTTCTCCTCAAATAATTAGAAGTAGTCAGCAACTATTGTTTCTAATAAATTGTTAATTATTTATAGATCCATGATTCTTGATCTTTCGAGCACAAAGAGTAAGGGCAAAACTATTAATACCACTCCTAGCCTAACGCCACCTTCCCGTTTCCAAAAACTATCCTTCAGTGTTTTACATGCCGCAAACTAAATTGTGGTATGTATACTTTATGCTATATACCGCAATTTAATATTCGGTTTGGAAAATTTAAACTTATGCTCCTCATTTTGTAAATGCTGAGTTAGAAAATAATACATACCCCATTTTCATGTTTGTGGTATGTATTACTAGCGGTACATGACAGACGATTTACATTCAGCAATTTAAATGCGGTATCTAGTTTTTACATTCAGCAATTTAAAACGCTGTACACATTATTTACATACAACAAGTTAAAAGGTGGTATGTAGTTTTTCCATTCTGCAAACAAAAATGCAGGGTAAAAAATACATTCTGCATTTTAAGAATGCATGAAGAACCATAACAGTCAACCAGAGCAAAAAATCAGAGCACAAAATTGAGGCATGTAATGGGATCCAAAATGAAATGGAAATAAACAAAGTAAAGGGAAAAAGGGGAAGAAGGAAGAATCTTTTATGATAATGTTTTTTGTTGGAAGATCTTGGGTGCCCTTGATGtctttgttgatgaagaagatggtgaaTGTCAATGTGAGAGAATGTGCGGGGATGGTGGGATGTGTGGGATGTGAGGGCATGGTAGAGTTTTGAAGTTGgggatatttttaatttttcaaaaacgGGGGATGATGAGAGTATGTGTGAGGATGGTGGGCATAGTTTTTCCCAAAGAGTAATTATACATTGACATCAACTTTCTCTTCTATCTCATTTCCACtcacttttcctttcttttctatatctctttttttttcctatcacatcactAATTATCTCTCCCTTCTCTCTCTTCTATTTCTTTATCTCTCTAAGGTGGAGTTTGAATTTAAGCGTGAATGGATCTTTATTGAAACACAAAATTGGCACATTCCAAGTAACATCCAAATTTCTGCCTGTAAACGCGATAATTTAACCCGAAACATATAAACTACCTAAGAAACACATGCCAACAAGTGAAAATTACTGAAGACCGGAGTGAAGTGATCGTGAcaactaaaaaaaacaaaaagaatgataaaagCTTACCTTGGCTCCATCTTTCATCTTGCTTTGGGTAGTGGTCTCAAAGGTGTTTTGAAGAGATACTCTAACTTGAGGGTCAGTGGAATCTTCAAATTCATGACTTAAATGTTCATTAGGCGTCGAATGGTTTGTGTTTTCTTCTAATGTATCTCCCAGAGTTTTCTCCTTATCATGCTCAGTGTTAGAGACTTGctttaatttttcatttccaAGGGCATCCTCAAATTTATCATCCAATAACACAGAATCCTTTGCAGGCTCTATCCCATTTAATTCAGACTTCTCCCCACCTTGTTCTGGTTCCAACATTTTCCTATCCCTTGACTCTTCAAAGCCTTCTATTCCATCGGTAGTCCGAGCAACAGACCTTAATGGAAATGTCTCTACATCCAGTGTTGCAGGAACTGCCAACTCTTGTTCAACACTCTGTTTGGACGCCATAGGCTCACTTACCTGTATCTCAGGAACATTAGCTTCGTCAGATTCTTGGTTTATTATACCTACCTTGCTGCCATTTATGGCATGCCCTTTGTCAGCAATATTGTGCTCAGTCCCAGTATGATACCCATCAGAAACAACTGTAGCTTCTACAGATTTTTTGCTTGTCACGTCAACCTGGCTATGATTTATGGTACGTCCTACGTCATCCATAGAATGCTCAGAATACCCATCAGAAACAACAGTAGCTTCAATGGGCTCCTTGTCTGTCACATTTACATGGCCAACATTTATCATATGACCTTTGCCAACCACCTGATGCTCAGCTTCAGTATAATGCCCATCCGAAACAGAAAGCATTTTTCCATCTATATCATTAACTTTGCTAAGCTCAGGATGATTTTCATTAGAGGATGCCTCCAGAAAAGGTTGAGGATCTCTTGCAATTGAACCCAATGGATTCTGTTCGAAAAATTGATCAATGCTTTGCTCGTCTAAAGTGAACTTAGCAGGGCCCAACACTCTATTTTCTTGAATTACATCTCGTACAATCTCCCGCACTGTGTAGAAAGAGCCACCAACTTCTTTATGTGTAAGATTAAGGGATGGGAAGTTTCCATTGTTTTCCTCTTGGTGCCTGGAAACAAGTATCTAGacagtaaataaataaattaaaaagatcATTTAAAAAACAGGTCTCCAAAGTTTGACTTAAATTACAACTGAGAACAAAAACGGAATCAGAAATAGTTCAAGTATTCAAATGTAGCGGCACTAATCAAACACAAAATATCAACAAAAAGAGCATTGTTACTTCTCGCATCACATTTGCACTATTAAGAGATAGGTAAATATGCCTCAAATAATGAGTCAAGTTCAAACTTTGAACCAATGAAATGTTCCATTGTTTCGAATATATTCTTAAATTGCAGTAGATTTACTTGCAGGTTCAAACTTGTAAACTAAGGATACACCAAAGTATGGCTAACCTTGGAAAAATAAACAGCaagaaaacatgaaaataaCCAACCATAAAACATACTTCAAAAGGTCAAACATAACAAATGTCTCTAACATGTTGCCCTTAGTTTTAACAAAATGAGTTAAACTCTCTTCTAGTTCATATATACACATTAATCATAACTGGCAAGTGGTAACAAGGTCACAGACAACAACAAATAAATTGTTAATAATCAATCTCATCTTGCAAAATTAGACTGCtgaatattcagaaaaaaaaagaagaaggaaaggagGTATCATGTATAATATATTCATGAATTGAGAACGAAGAAAATAAGAAAGGACAGTGTGGATTAAATAAGTAAATTTAATAATCTGAAAAAAAGAAGCAGGAACAATGGTCAGAGCacattttgaaatttaatttttaaatgcaTCTAAggataatataattataatacTGGATAAAAAGAAACTAGTATGCAATGCAATTACTTCTTTATAAAGGATTCCACCATTGCCTTTCTTTCCTCCTTTGAACGTCGAATCCTAGTCTTTCTTCCTTCAGATTCATTATGTTTGGCAAGGGCAAATGAGTGGCGCCAGCCACCCTTTACAGAATGCATCATGTTTGCACAACTTTTAGAATATAAACCTGCACGTGGAATAGCCCAACCAGAACTATTACAAAACACCCAATTTTTACATCACTTGATAATAGCTTAGAAATGTCATCACTAGCGAAAATCAATTGCACTGGAACGTAACATCTCAAGAAACATTTCAATATCACAAAAATAATTCCTCAATTGCCAGCAGACAATAGAGCGTAACAAGTTACAACAGACAATATCGGAAGGGAAACAAATCATTTCATAGTTCATACCAAACAGCAGCTTAGCTGAGAAGTGCGAACGAAATATAATTATCCATAGCAGCATCGAATTCGacaataagaaagaaaaatatacaACAGCTTCCATTTTTGTGTACATTGCAGCATGTAGCAACTTTCTAAATTTGAGCTAAACCCCAACAAGTGATACTACAGTAGAAGTCAATCTTATCTATACTAGTCTATGAATGCATCAAGagctaaaaataaaacaattaacAATAATTGACTAACATGTCTAAATGTGCTAATCAATGAACCGAGATTTGTAACGGTAGCACCGCGCAGACGGAAACAAAAAAGAGTTAGCGCGTGTTTGGAAATAAGCTTATTTGAGTGGCTGGGTggcaaaattgattctgacaaAAAATAAGCTAGGGCCAGTTCAAATTCCACAGGTCCATAGTATGTTCAGCAGAAAATGATGTGAATTAGGTTTGTAATTGTAACCCCAAAATGAAAATGTGAGGTTTGGTGTTAGAAACAAAAGAGAAGACAGTGAAGAAAGAATAAAATTGGGAAATGAAGAGAAGGAAAGTAAAATTGAGAGAAAAAGGGAAGGGACTTACCAGGAAGTGGGTGAGTATGGAGTGTGAAGGgaaaacccaaaaccctcacTCGTAAGTCATCAATCAACGTTGAAATGAAAGTGAAGGGATACGAGTGTACGACGATACGAATAAGATAGCGATTGGTCCAAAGTCCAAACAGGGGCGCGGGAGACACTATTGTTTTATTGGGAAATTACActcgatttataattttttttttactttcaattttttatttatttattttcattctaGCAAAAACCCCATAAATCATGCATTGCACTAACTCCCCACACATTGTCGTTAGAAGAAACacactatttttattttcaaaaaaatattatttattttcatattttaccctttaaaatgtatgttatatttccttatttattatcccacaaatgtattatttgGATAAATATCAATTAAAACTCTTTTTAAATTCTAAGTGGGAAAATATCAATCACAATAGGTAGTCGTAAGACTAATCCTTGGAACAATCTCaccaatttaatttatttttgaaattttcaaaaacagaAAACTCCAAACTATGTGTTGTCTGAAGTACTAATATTTTATCAATCAAACTAATATTATTTTAGATGTTTGTTTGTGATTAACTTTGATTATCAATAAAAAAGTATTAAAATGGGAAAATAACATATATGTAgatatttttcttcataaaaaataaactaaacacacttaatgaaaaatgaaacgAGTAACCAAAGAGAAGAGCGCAATCATGTATGTGGAAAGTACTTTGCAAAGTCAGGTATGAGCTTCATGATGGTTTCATAAAAAATATTCCATAATAATCACTATATTTCCGTATGATACAAAAATTGGTTATCTATTTAGTTCCTTTGTGCAACTTCGTTTCATTGAATTTTCATGACATTACACTTATGTCGAAGGATGTAATTGGTACATTTTTCACCTCAACTTAcattttccttccctttctagtgttttagGAAGCTTAGCATGTAACAATGACAGCAACACTGAAACTATTCAAGTAAAGACCA is a window of Lotus japonicus ecotype B-129 chromosome 5, LjGifu_v1.2 DNA encoding:
- the LOC130718908 gene encoding F-box/kelch-repeat protein At3g23880-like translates to MEFLFKHSCSSSKNQPKIPSMSNHLPQEIWAEILHRLPPKTLVKCTSVCKSWRSLITSTSFISLHRNHSPSSLLLQLCDERAIPNFIHYSLRRDDPFLSESSSLRLPSSFNREFSVVGICHGLVCITSTENCRDLIICNPSLRLHITLPEPSDYPSLHSASVAFGFDSRNNDYKVIRIACMHDDERYGVSSPEVEVYSLASGFWNRNRVVAAPVSTLCCLGSYYSPHGFVDGKVHWGARRCMRVGGDDGWYYFVLSYNFEDDVFGEVMLPETFACASSDMPNVTVIGGGDGKALTVYHVDGVMQCSCDIWVMKEYGVVGSWNKVFSFNLVGFDMELTSFGILVTGMTAPLTPLCVRNGGEVLVLMDEAGSGCLYSVNLERNEITDCQIGGEEFTWYLYSGYYAESLVLLDKARGLVSY
- the LOC130718906 gene encoding uncharacterized protein LOC130718906 codes for the protein MMHSVKGGWRHSFALAKHNESEGRKTRIRRSKEERKAMVESFIKKHQEENNGNFPSLNLTHKEVGGSFYTVREIVRDVIQENRVLGPAKFTLDEQSIDQFFEQNPLGSIARDPQPFLEASSNENHPELSKVNDIDGKMLSVSDGHYTEAEHQVVGKGHMINVGHVNVTDKEPIEATVVSDGYSEHSMDDVGRTINHSQVDVTSKKSVEATVVSDGYHTGTEHNIADKGHAINGSKVGIINQESDEANVPEIQVSEPMASKQSVEQELAVPATLDVETFPLRSVARTTDGIEGFEESRDRKMLEPEQGGEKSELNGIEPAKDSVLLDDKFEDALGNEKLKQVSNTEHDKEKTLGDTLEENTNHSTPNEHLSHEFEDSTDPQVRVSLQNTFETTTQSKMKDGAKISTPNGFQAKNLGQTHTEGPKPSEEVLHKTDKHGVDLRSSQRRSNTTVDRINLESWDGTPKNSPKRDPNPLVAILEAFVSAFLKFWSQ